Below is a window of Gossypium hirsutum isolate 1008001.06 chromosome A12, Gossypium_hirsutum_v2.1, whole genome shotgun sequence DNA.
taatcaagccattttatgatttccttctcgacaacttccttcatcttctcatTTAATCTTCTTTGATGTTCAATTAATTGCTTGCCTTCATTTTCTAACTTGATCTTATACATGCAAAAAGAAGGATTAATACATTAAATATCGACAACAATCCAGGCAATAGCTTGTTTATATTGCTtgagaatatggaccaatttctcttcttgagttgcGTCTAGTGTTGCGGAGACAATAATGGGGAGAGTATTATGATCACCTAGAAAGACATATTAAAGATGAtgaggtagtggtttcaattttAGAGTAGGAGCTTCTTCAATAGATGGTTTGAAAATTGGGGTTATTCTATTGGctaggtctaaggattcaatctgccatCCATGCTTGAGTTCAAGATTATGAGCTTCAACCGTGCTATCATAATCAGCTAAGAATTCAAAATTAGATGTCACTACAAACTCTTGAAAGAGTGCTATGCTTTAGCCATTGAATTAttcctcaattagatcatctagcacatcaATAGTATGGCATTCTTCTTTGTTATTGCATGGAACAGATTCAAAAACACTGAAGGTGACTTGCTAATCATTAAGTCgcatggttagttcacctttATACACATCAATCAGAGTTCAGCTACTGGCTAAAAATGGTTGTCtcaagattatgggaacctccttGTCTGTCACatagtcaagtatgataaaatcagccagaaaaatgaatttatccataCAAACTAAGACGTCTTTTATTTGCCGTCCAGGTTGAGCCAAGGATCGATCGGTGAGTTGTAATGTCACCATAGTAGATTTCACGTGACCAATTCCCAACTTCCtaaaagtagatagtggcattaggttaatGCTAGTTCCCAAGTTGCATAAAGCCTTACCCAAATACTGATTGCCAATTGAACATGGAATGGTAAAGCTCTCAAGATCTTTCAATTTAGGGGGCAACTTGTTCGTCAAAATAGCACTACAACCTTCTGTTagtgcaatagtttcaatatcaGCGAGCtttttcttcttggacaagaggtctttcataaattttccaTAACTTGAAATTTGTACTA
It encodes the following:
- the LOC121211396 gene encoding uncharacterized protein; this encodes MKDLLSKKKKLADIETIALTEGCSAILTNKLPPKLKDLESFTIPCSIGNQYLGKALCNLGTSINLMPLSTFRKLGIGHVKSTMVTLQLTDRSLAQPGRQIKDVLVCMDKFIFLADFIILDYVTDKEDGIFADQEDIVVEKEVHATEAEVVAEEEEVAENEKKKEKEDFVEKVVTAPESMGENIDNLE